Proteins encoded together in one Dermacentor variabilis isolate Ectoservices chromosome 2, ASM5094787v1, whole genome shotgun sequence window:
- the LOC142570633 gene encoding uncharacterized protein LOC142570633, protein MFSAAKDLSAPGRGAAQASASSNHYRVVIPRLPTGKLVVDSVFLHADLSGRPYRAQDFRDALQNINDLKEISSIGQFQMSHVWMVTCKSSITKSKLVTCGELSVKGRRCLVIDPEPTEVKMKLLWLPERLEDDYIRDALQAYGKVKSISAESWRVSEMEQMRTLNRDVVLTLADGVGVGDVPHLLHVCGVQSLVLIPGRPQLCLRCNKAGHIRRNCRTPRCEACRRFGHTDEECVMTYADKLRHRTRPPEESLQEHIMDVTEVLDATGDVPASADTSCASKVPLHVKENDIAELPVENESSEEKEAPATTQPVAAQPANETAADDSSGTPTHLNTLGTL, encoded by the coding sequence ATGTTCTCCGCTGCAAAGGATTTATCGGCCCCTGGCCGAGGTGCTGCTCAGGCTTCTGCCAGCAGCAATCACTACCGTGTTGTGATACCTCGTCTTCCTACCGGTaagctggttgtggactccgttttcctgcatgctgacttaagtggtcgaccgtacagagctcaagacttcagagacgcccttcAGAACATCAATGACCTGAAGGAAATAAGTTCCATCGGTcaatttcagatgtcgcacgtGTGGATGGTGACGTGCAAATCATCAATTACAAAATCAAAGCTAGTCACGTGCGGAGAATTATCCGTAAAAGGTAGACGCTGCCTCGTTATTGACCCCGAGCCCACGGAagtaaaaatgaagcttttatGGCTTCCTGAGCGTTTGGAAGACGATTACATTCGAGATGCGCTCCAGGCTTACGGGAAAGTAAAGTCCAtatcagcagaaagctggagaGTATCGGAAATGGAGCAAATGCGTACCCTCAATCGTGATGTGGTGTTGACTCTTGCCGATGGAGTCGGCGTGGGCGACGTTCCACATCTGCTACACGTTTGTGGAGTGCAGAGCCTTGTATTGATTCCAGGCCGGCCCCAGCTTTGTCTCCGCTGTAACAAGGCTGGGCACATTCGTCGAAACTGCAGAACCCCACGTTGTGAAGCCTGCCGACGCTTTGGCCACACAGATGAAGAATGTGTTATGACATACGCCGACAAGTTACGACACAGGACAAGGCCTCCGGAAGAAAGCTTGCAGGAACACATAATGGATGTTACAGAGGTTCTCGATGCAACGGGAGACGTTCCCGCTTCCGCGGATACCAGCTGTGCCAGTAAGGTCCCTCTACATGTGAAAGAGAATGACATCGCAGAACTGCCCGTGGAAAACGAAAGTAGCGAAGAGAAAGAAGCGCCAGCTACCACGCAGCCAGTTGCCGCCCAGCCAGCGAATGAGACAGCCGCTGATGACTCATCTGGTACACCGACGCATCTCAACAC